In Bosea vestrisii, the following are encoded in one genomic region:
- a CDS encoding IclR family transcriptional regulator: MRKTTENPYVVQPVMKALKVLELVARHGHEIALTAVSKELRIPKTTTFRYLQTLTAAGFLDHNRATDRYNLGPQLRAIARADASVSKIRELARPAMVELMHEFNETVNLAVKGNGTIVYIDLIEANRSLRMQARIGDSHPMHSTALGKAILAFLPDAERRRQLDLPLTERTGRTLIEREEIERQLRQVARTGYATEMGENEDGAMCIGAPILDEDGHPVAALSISAPLMRMPHSLAAKAGTRLREVAAGISARLGSQLATAAR; the protein is encoded by the coding sequence ATGCGTAAGACGACCGAGAATCCTTACGTCGTGCAGCCGGTGATGAAAGCGCTGAAAGTGCTGGAATTGGTCGCGCGCCATGGCCACGAGATCGCGCTCACCGCCGTCAGCAAGGAATTGCGGATCCCGAAAACGACGACCTTCCGCTATCTGCAGACGCTGACCGCCGCCGGCTTCCTCGACCACAACCGCGCCACGGACCGCTACAATCTCGGCCCACAGTTGCGCGCCATCGCGCGCGCCGACGCCAGCGTCAGCAAGATCCGCGAACTCGCCCGTCCGGCGATGGTCGAGCTGATGCACGAGTTCAACGAGACGGTGAATCTCGCGGTCAAGGGCAACGGCACGATCGTCTATATCGACCTGATCGAGGCCAATCGCTCGCTCAGGATGCAGGCCCGTATCGGCGACAGCCACCCGATGCACTCCACCGCGCTCGGCAAGGCGATCCTCGCCTTCCTGCCCGATGCCGAACGTCGTCGCCAGCTCGACCTGCCGTTGACCGAGCGTACCGGTCGCACGCTGATCGAGCGCGAGGAGATCGAGCGCCAGCTGCGGCAGGTGGCACGGACCGGCTATGCCACGGAGATGGGCGAAAACGAGGACGGCGCCATGTGCATCGGCGCGCCGATCCTCGACGAGGACGGCCATCCGGTCGCGGCACTCTCGATCTCGGCGCCGCTGATGCGCATGCCGCATTCGCTGGCGGCGAAGGCGGGAACGCGGCTGCGCGAGGTCGCGGCCGGCATCTCCGCCCGCCTCGGCTCGCAGCTGGCGACCGCCGCGCGCTGA
- a CDS encoding aspartate aminotransferase family protein, with amino-acid sequence MAANGTHQAGTLRFEESARQIAENARFSAGGVNSNFRLGMAPGPLVFERGEGAHLIDVDGNRIIDYYCGMGATVLGHTPAPVLEAVRKQAEKGILFAGQAPIEYEAARLICERIPSAERLRFGSSGSEVAQAAMRLARAATGRRTIVKFEGHYHGWFDNILWSAAPGLNAAGPEDAPTPVTGSKGQDPAAGEGLSILGWNDLAALEARLAKGDVAAVLMEPAMCNQGAIAPAPGYLEGALAACRKHGALLIFDEVITGFRLGRGGAQERFGVTPDLTIMAKAIANGFPVAAIAGRADLVDMFADGVLHGGTFNAQPIAMAAMVATQTMLTSEHYERSSAHGQRLQDGIRAILTEAGIKAQVAGFPLMFHVAFGLDTPARNYRDVARSDKVAYSRFAHALLKRGVRVLERGAWFVSSEHDGAVVDATLDAVRAAAGEM; translated from the coding sequence TTGGCAGCGAACGGCACCCATCAGGCGGGGACACTGCGCTTTGAGGAATCGGCCCGGCAGATTGCCGAGAATGCGCGCTTCAGTGCGGGCGGCGTGAACAGCAATTTCCGGCTCGGCATGGCGCCGGGACCGCTCGTCTTCGAACGTGGCGAGGGCGCCCATCTCATCGACGTCGATGGCAACCGGATCATCGATTACTACTGCGGCATGGGCGCGACCGTGCTCGGCCACACGCCGGCTCCGGTGCTCGAGGCGGTCAGGAAGCAGGCGGAGAAGGGCATCCTCTTCGCCGGCCAGGCGCCGATCGAGTACGAGGCGGCGAGACTGATCTGCGAGCGCATTCCGTCAGCCGAGCGCCTGCGCTTCGGCTCGTCGGGCTCGGAGGTGGCGCAGGCCGCGATGCGGCTGGCGCGCGCCGCCACGGGCAGGCGCACCATCGTCAAGTTCGAGGGCCATTACCATGGCTGGTTCGACAATATCCTCTGGTCGGCCGCGCCCGGTCTGAATGCGGCTGGACCGGAGGATGCGCCGACCCCGGTAACCGGCAGCAAGGGCCAGGATCCGGCGGCGGGCGAGGGACTCTCCATTCTCGGCTGGAACGATCTGGCAGCGCTGGAAGCCCGCCTCGCCAAGGGCGATGTCGCTGCGGTCCTGATGGAGCCGGCGATGTGCAATCAGGGCGCTATCGCGCCGGCTCCCGGCTATCTCGAAGGCGCACTCGCGGCATGCCGCAAGCACGGCGCGCTTCTTATCTTCGACGAAGTGATCACCGGCTTCCGGCTCGGCCGCGGTGGTGCCCAGGAGCGCTTCGGCGTCACGCCCGATCTCACCATCATGGCGAAAGCGATCGCCAACGGCTTCCCGGTCGCCGCGATCGCCGGCCGGGCCGATCTCGTCGACATGTTCGCCGATGGTGTGTTGCACGGCGGTACGTTCAACGCTCAGCCGATCGCGATGGCGGCGATGGTCGCGACCCAGACAATGCTGACCTCCGAGCACTATGAGCGCAGCTCGGCCCATGGTCAGCGCCTGCAGGACGGCATCCGCGCAATCCTGACCGAGGCGGGAATCAAGGCCCAGGTCGCGGGCTTCCCGCTGATGTTCCATGTCGCCTTCGGGCTCGACACTCCGGCCCGGAACTACCGGGACGTCGCACGGTCAGACAAGGTCGCCTACAGCCGTTTCGCCCATGCATTGCTCAAGCGCGGGGTGCGTGTGCTCGAACGGGGCGCCTGGTTCGTCTCTTCGGAGCATGACGGGGCGGTCGTCGATGCGACGCTCGATGCGGTCCGGGCCGCTGCCGGGGAAATGTAG
- a CDS encoding YcbK family protein: protein MACAAVVAFGSPVFAQQMMLAPLPPERPFDLDLQIKPGAPPIVVVPAPPVEASLATTTGPAPTLAQPDDDEGPEWPQRTPGQVGEEPAFDPNEKPDKPGISTDPGTSIICLPPVLKGILGKIAEKYGAVKVTSTWRPPWRARRGSYHKRCEAMDFRVPGVRPRTVLEWARNLPEVGGNKVYWNGLIHIDTGPRRPW from the coding sequence GTGGCCTGCGCCGCTGTCGTGGCCTTCGGCAGCCCGGTCTTCGCGCAGCAGATGATGCTCGCGCCCCTGCCGCCCGAACGCCCCTTCGATCTCGACCTGCAGATCAAGCCGGGCGCGCCACCGATCGTCGTCGTCCCGGCGCCTCCGGTCGAAGCCAGCCTCGCAACGACGACGGGGCCCGCGCCCACTCTCGCCCAGCCCGATGACGACGAAGGGCCGGAATGGCCGCAGCGCACGCCTGGACAGGTCGGCGAGGAACCCGCCTTCGACCCGAACGAGAAGCCTGACAAGCCGGGCATCTCGACTGATCCCGGTACCTCGATCATCTGCCTGCCGCCGGTGCTGAAAGGCATTCTCGGCAAGATCGCGGAGAAATACGGGGCGGTGAAGGTGACCTCGACATGGCGCCCGCCCTGGCGGGCCCGGCGCGGCTCCTATCACAAGCGCTGCGAGGCAATGGACTTCCGGGTGCCAGGCGTCAGGCCGCGCACCGTCCTGGAGTGGGCCCGCAACCTGCCCGAGGTAGGCGGCAACAAGGTCTACTGGAACGGGCTGATTCACATCGACACCGGCCCGCGCCGGCCCTGGTAG
- a CDS encoding NADH-quinone oxidoreductase subunit A produces MQSLLSDYLPLVIFIGLSIVIGLALLIAPFAVAYSKPDAEKLSAYECGFNAFDDARMKFDVRFYLVAILFIIFDLEVAFLFPWAVAFGGLGWFGFWSMMIFLGVLTVGFVYEWRKGALEWD; encoded by the coding sequence GTGCAGTCCCTGCTGTCGGACTACCTGCCTCTGGTGATCTTCATCGGCCTGTCGATCGTGATCGGCCTGGCGCTCCTGATCGCACCCTTCGCCGTCGCCTATTCGAAGCCCGACGCCGAGAAGCTCTCGGCCTATGAGTGCGGCTTCAACGCCTTCGACGACGCGCGCATGAAGTTCGACGTGCGCTTCTACCTCGTCGCCATCCTCTTCATCATCTTTGACCTCGAGGTCGCCTTCCTCTTCCCCTGGGCAGTGGCTTTCGGCGGGCTCGGCTGGTTCGGCTTCTGGTCGATGATGATCTTCCTGGGCGTGCTGACCGTCGGCTTCGTCTATGAATGGCGCAAGGGCGCGCTCGAGTGGGACTGA
- a CDS encoding NuoB/complex I 20 kDa subunit family protein, with amino-acid sequence MTAIDRGDPLVAPAPRGLLGPDGKPVGTRDPFFVEINNELADKGFLVTATDDLINWSRTGSLMWMTFGLACCAVEMMQLSMPRYDVERFGFAPRASPRQSDVMIVAGTLTNKMAPALRKVYDQMPEPRYVISMGSCANGGGYYHYSYSVVRGCDRIVPIDVYVPGCPPTAEALLYGVLLLQKKIRRTGTIER; translated from the coding sequence ATGACAGCGATCGATCGCGGTGATCCGCTCGTCGCGCCGGCGCCCAGGGGCCTGCTTGGCCCGGACGGCAAGCCGGTCGGCACGCGCGATCCCTTCTTCGTCGAGATCAACAACGAGCTGGCCGACAAGGGCTTTTTGGTCACGGCGACCGACGACCTGATCAACTGGTCCCGCACCGGTTCCTTGATGTGGATGACCTTCGGTCTTGCCTGCTGCGCGGTCGAGATGATGCAGCTCTCCATGCCGCGCTACGATGTCGAGCGTTTCGGCTTCGCGCCGCGCGCCTCTCCGCGCCAGTCGGACGTGATGATCGTCGCCGGCACATTGACCAACAAGATGGCTCCGGCTCTGCGCAAGGTCTACGACCAGATGCCGGAGCCGCGCTACGTCATCTCGATGGGCTCCTGCGCCAATGGCGGCGGCTACTACCATTACAGCTACTCGGTGGTGCGCGGCTGCGACCGTATCGTGCCGATCGACGTCTATGTGCCGGGCTGCCCGCCGACCGCGGAAGCGCTGCTCTATGGCGTGCTGCTGCTGCAGAAGAAGATCCGGCGGACGGGGACGATCGAACGGTGA
- a CDS encoding NADH-quinone oxidoreductase subunit C, producing MSEELVTLGEEIKAALPGAVTDAVVAYGELTVLAEAAEIVRVLKTLYDDSRFRFVNFTDIAGADYPQREKRFEVVYHLLSPRHNQRVRVKVQTDEATPVPSVIEVFPAANWYEREAYDFYGILFSNHPDLRRILTDYSFEGYPLRKDFPLTGFVEVRYDDEQKRVVYEPVKLNQEFRNFDFLSPWEGTEYVLPGDEKAKAG from the coding sequence ATGAGCGAAGAGCTCGTGACATTGGGCGAAGAGATCAAGGCGGCGCTGCCCGGCGCAGTGACCGACGCTGTCGTCGCCTATGGCGAGCTGACCGTGCTCGCCGAGGCAGCCGAGATCGTGCGGGTTCTCAAGACCCTCTACGACGATTCCCGCTTCCGCTTCGTCAACTTCACCGACATTGCCGGCGCCGATTACCCGCAACGCGAGAAGCGCTTCGAGGTCGTCTACCACCTGCTCTCGCCGCGCCATAACCAGCGCGTGCGCGTCAAGGTTCAGACCGATGAGGCGACCCCAGTCCCCTCGGTGATCGAGGTCTTCCCGGCCGCCAACTGGTACGAGCGCGAAGCCTACGACTTCTACGGCATCCTGTTCTCGAACCACCCCGATCTGCGCCGCATCCTCACCGATTACAGTTTCGAGGGCTATCCGCTGCGCAAGGACTTCCCGCTGACCGGCTTCGTCGAGGTCCGCTATGACGATGAGCAGAAGCGCGTCGTCTACGAGCCGGTGAAGTTGAACCAGGAGTTCCGCAACTTCGACTTCCTCTCGCCTTGGGAAGGGACGGAATACGTTCTGCCAGGCGACGAGAAGGCCAAGGCGGGCTGA
- a CDS encoding GFA family protein, producing MGEGDKLSGGCLCGSVRFTATMAKPEMDVCHCDMCRKWSGGVLMTVPCTEVAVADETHLAVYPSSEWGERVFCRNCGTSLFWRQRSGAGDVAVAFPSLDDPSDLVFAEEIFIDEKPGIYAFAGERRRKTGEQVIAEFMAKQAADHA from the coding sequence ATGGGCGAGGGCGACAAACTCTCAGGCGGCTGTCTCTGCGGCTCCGTTCGCTTTACGGCGACGATGGCCAAGCCGGAGATGGACGTCTGCCATTGCGACATGTGTCGCAAATGGAGTGGCGGCGTGCTGATGACCGTGCCGTGCACGGAGGTCGCGGTCGCCGACGAGACGCATCTTGCCGTCTATCCCTCATCCGAATGGGGCGAGCGCGTCTTCTGCCGCAATTGCGGCACCAGCCTGTTCTGGCGCCAGCGCTCGGGCGCAGGCGATGTCGCTGTGGCGTTCCCGAGCCTCGACGACCCCTCCGATCTCGTCTTCGCCGAAGAGATATTCATCGACGAGAAGCCTGGCATCTACGCCTTCGCGGGCGAGCGCCGGCGCAAGACCGGTGAGCAGGTGATCGCGGAGTTCATGGCAAAACAGGCGGCTGATCATGCTTAG
- a CDS encoding NADH-quinone oxidoreductase subunit D produces MTEHNIRNFSINFGPQHPAAHGVLRLVLELDGEIVERVDPHIGLLHRGTEKLIEHKTYLQALPYFDRLDYVAPMNQEHAYSLAVEKLMGVTVPRRGQLIRVLYSEIGRILSHILNVTTQAMDVGALTPPLWGFEEREKLMIFYERACGARMHAAYVRPGGVHQDLPTSLIHDIAEWCDPFLKVCDDLETLLTDNRIFKQRNVDIGVVDLETCWKWGFSGVMVRGSGAPWDLRKSQPYECYEEMEFDIPVGKNGDCYDRYCIRMEEMRQSVHIMKQCCEKLLSADGGGPISSLDGKMVPPKRGEMKRSMEALIHHFKLYTEGYKVPEGEVYAAVEAPKGEFGVYLVSDGTNKPYRCKIKAPGFAHLQAMDFMCRKHMLADVSAILGSLDIVFGEVDR; encoded by the coding sequence ATGACCGAACACAACATCCGCAACTTCTCGATCAATTTCGGCCCGCAGCATCCGGCGGCGCACGGCGTGCTGCGCCTGGTGCTGGAACTGGACGGCGAGATCGTCGAGCGCGTCGATCCGCATATCGGCCTGCTGCATCGCGGCACCGAGAAGCTGATCGAGCACAAGACCTATCTCCAGGCGCTGCCTTATTTCGACCGGCTCGACTATGTCGCGCCGATGAACCAGGAGCACGCCTACTCGCTCGCGGTCGAGAAGCTGATGGGCGTGACCGTGCCGCGCCGCGGCCAACTCATTCGCGTGCTCTATTCCGAGATCGGCCGCATCCTCTCGCACATTCTCAACGTCACCACGCAGGCCATGGACGTCGGCGCGCTCACCCCGCCGCTCTGGGGCTTCGAGGAGCGCGAGAAGCTGATGATCTTCTACGAGCGGGCCTGCGGCGCACGCATGCACGCGGCCTATGTCCGGCCGGGCGGCGTCCACCAGGACCTGCCGACCTCGCTGATCCACGACATCGCTGAATGGTGCGACCCGTTCCTCAAGGTCTGCGACGATCTCGAGACCTTGCTCACCGACAACCGGATCTTCAAGCAGCGCAATGTCGATATCGGCGTCGTCGATCTCGAGACCTGCTGGAAATGGGGTTTTTCGGGCGTGATGGTGCGTGGCTCCGGCGCGCCCTGGGACCTGCGCAAATCGCAGCCCTATGAGTGCTACGAGGAGATGGAATTCGACATCCCGGTCGGCAAGAACGGCGACTGCTACGACCGCTACTGCATCCGCATGGAAGAGATGCGCCAGTCGGTGCACATCATGAAGCAATGCTGCGAGAAATTGCTCTCGGCCGATGGCGGCGGCCCGATCTCCTCGCTCGACGGCAAGATGGTGCCGCCCAAGCGCGGCGAGATGAAGCGCTCCATGGAAGCGCTGATCCACCACTTTAAGCTCTACACCGAGGGCTACAAGGTACCCGAGGGCGAGGTCTATGCAGCGGTCGAGGCGCCCAAGGGCGAGTTCGGCGTCTATCTCGTCTCCGACGGCACCAACAAGCCCTATCGTTGCAAGATCAAGGCGCCCGGCTTCGCCCATCTCCAGGCCATGGATTTCATGTGTCGCAAGCACATGCTTGCCGACGTCTCGGCAATCCTCGGCTCTCTCGACATCGTCTTTGGTGAGGTGGACCGCTGA
- the nuoE gene encoding NADH-quinone oxidoreductase subunit NuoE gives MSVRRLAPDHVQPASFAFTAANENWADQQIAKYPAGRQASAVIPLLWKAQEQHHGWLPRAAIEEVARKLGMAPMRVLEVATFYTMFSLQPVGEHFIQLCGTTPCALRGAEALKKVCEDVIGPQSTVTADGKLSWLEVECLGACCNAPMAQINFDYYEDLTPENFRKLLGDLREGRPTKPGPQVDRSCSEPLGGGDTLKDPALFDGSVIGAGDWQKRIIRQREDAIKIASEKAAAEAKAKAEVEVAAATAKAGPTDVKTAPAPEAAAPGRPQPSEPNQPASAAQDTPSATSKAIKDTPAKGTAAKAPAAKAVPAAEPAVALAETKPQLLTAARGGKGDDLELIWGVGPKLGKMLNEMGIWHFDQVAAWTPAELAWVDARLTGFKGRAVRDDWISQATKLATGWRPESALGDKPVK, from the coding sequence ATGTCCGTCCGTCGTCTCGCGCCTGATCACGTTCAGCCGGCCTCCTTTGCCTTCACCGCGGCGAACGAGAACTGGGCCGACCAGCAGATTGCCAAATACCCGGCAGGCCGGCAGGCCTCGGCCGTGATTCCGCTTCTGTGGAAGGCGCAGGAGCAGCATCATGGCTGGCTGCCGCGCGCCGCCATCGAGGAGGTTGCCCGCAAGCTCGGCATGGCGCCGATGCGGGTGCTGGAGGTCGCGACCTTCTACACCATGTTCAGCCTGCAGCCGGTCGGCGAGCACTTCATCCAGCTTTGCGGCACGACGCCTTGTGCGTTGCGCGGTGCCGAGGCCTTGAAGAAGGTCTGCGAGGACGTCATCGGCCCGCAATCGACCGTCACCGCCGACGGCAAGCTGTCCTGGCTCGAAGTCGAATGCCTCGGCGCCTGCTGCAACGCCCCGATGGCGCAGATCAATTTCGACTACTACGAGGATCTGACGCCCGAGAATTTCCGCAAGCTGCTCGGCGATCTGCGCGAAGGGCGTCCGACCAAGCCCGGCCCGCAGGTCGACCGCTCCTGCTCGGAGCCGCTCGGCGGCGGCGATACGCTGAAGGATCCGGCCCTGTTCGACGGCTCGGTGATCGGCGCCGGCGACTGGCAGAAGCGCATCATCAGGCAGCGCGAGGACGCGATCAAGATCGCCAGCGAGAAGGCTGCCGCCGAGGCCAAGGCCAAGGCGGAGGTCGAGGTAGCCGCCGCGACCGCCAAGGCTGGCCCGACCGACGTCAAGACCGCGCCGGCTCCCGAGGCTGCCGCTCCCGGCCGCCCGCAGCCGTCCGAGCCGAACCAGCCGGCCAGCGCCGCGCAGGACACGCCGTCCGCGACGAGCAAGGCGATCAAGGACACGCCCGCCAAGGGCACAGCCGCGAAGGCGCCGGCGGCCAAGGCGGTTCCTGCCGCCGAGCCGGCCGTTGCCTTGGCTGAAACCAAGCCACAGCTGCTGACCGCGGCGCGTGGCGGCAAGGGCGACGATCTCGAACTGATCTGGGGCGTCGGTCCCAAGCTCGGCAAGATGCTCAATGAGATGGGCATTTGGCATTTCGACCAGGTCGCTGCCTGGACCCCGGCCGAACTCGCCTGGGTCGATGCAAGGCTGACCGGCTTCAAGGGCCGTGCCGTGCGCGACGACTGGATTTCGCAGGCGACGAAACTCGCGACAGGCTGGCGGCCGGAATCGGCCCTCGGCGACAAGCCGGTGAAGTGA
- the nuoF gene encoding NADH-quinone oxidoreductase subunit NuoF — protein sequence MLADRDRIFTNLYGLHDLSLKGAMQRGAWDGTKFLLEQGRDWIIDEMKKSGLRGRGGAGFPTGLKWSFMPKQSDGRPHYLVVNADESEPGTCKDREIMRNDPHTLVEGCLIASFAMGAHAAYIYIRGEYVREREALQRAVDEAYEANLIGKNNKHGYPFDLYVHHGAGAYICGEETALLESLEGKKGMPRLKPPFPANVGLYGCPTTVNNVESIAVAPTILRRGASWFSSIGTPNNVGTKLFCVSGHVNKPCNVEEAMGLTFRELIDRHCGGIRGGWDNLKAVIPGGSSVRMVPAEQIIDTPMDFDSLSKLKSGLGTAAVIVMDKSTDIIRAIARISYFYKHESCGQCTPCREGTGWMWRVVNRMAEGRAQKREIDMLLDVSKQIEGHTICALGDAAAWPIQGLINHFRHEIEQRIDDYAANPHGEPVRLMAAE from the coding sequence ATGCTGGCTGATCGCGACCGCATTTTCACCAATCTCTACGGGCTGCACGACCTGTCGCTGAAGGGCGCCATGCAGCGTGGCGCCTGGGACGGCACCAAGTTCCTGCTCGAGCAGGGGCGCGACTGGATCATCGACGAGATGAAGAAGTCGGGCCTGCGCGGGCGTGGCGGCGCCGGCTTCCCGACGGGTCTGAAATGGTCGTTCATGCCCAAGCAGAGCGATGGCCGTCCGCACTACCTCGTCGTCAACGCCGACGAGTCGGAGCCGGGCACCTGCAAGGATCGCGAGATCATGCGCAACGACCCGCATACGCTGGTCGAGGGCTGCCTGATCGCCTCCTTCGCGATGGGCGCGCACGCGGCCTATATCTATATCCGCGGCGAATATGTCCGCGAGCGCGAGGCGCTGCAGCGCGCTGTCGACGAAGCCTATGAGGCGAACCTCATCGGCAAGAACAACAAGCACGGCTATCCCTTTGATCTCTATGTGCATCACGGCGCCGGCGCCTATATCTGCGGCGAAGAGACGGCGCTGCTCGAGAGCCTCGAAGGCAAGAAGGGCATGCCGCGGCTGAAGCCGCCTTTCCCGGCCAATGTCGGCCTCTATGGCTGTCCGACCACCGTCAACAACGTCGAGTCGATCGCGGTCGCGCCGACCATCCTGCGCCGCGGCGCGAGCTGGTTCTCCTCGATCGGCACGCCCAACAATGTCGGCACCAAGTTGTTCTGCGTCTCCGGCCATGTGAACAAGCCCTGCAATGTCGAAGAGGCGATGGGCCTGACCTTCCGCGAGCTAATCGACCGCCATTGCGGCGGCATCCGCGGCGGCTGGGACAACCTCAAGGCGGTCATCCCCGGCGGCTCCTCGGTGCGCATGGTGCCGGCCGAGCAGATCATCGACACACCGATGGATTTCGACTCGCTCTCGAAGCTGAAGTCGGGCCTCGGCACGGCGGCGGTGATCGTGATGGACAAGTCGACCGACATCATCCGCGCCATCGCCCGCATCAGCTATTTCTACAAGCATGAGAGCTGTGGCCAGTGCACACCCTGCCGCGAGGGCACCGGCTGGATGTGGCGCGTCGTCAACCGCATGGCGGAAGGCCGGGCCCAGAAGCGCGAGATCGACATGCTGCTCGACGTCTCCAAGCAGATCGAGGGCCACACCATCTGCGCGCTGGGCGATGCTGCCGCCTGGCCGATCCAGGGTCTGATCAACCATTTCCGTCACGAGATCGAGCAGCGCATCGACGACTATGCCGCCAACCCGCATGGCGAGCCGGTGCGGCTCATGGCGGCGGAGTGA
- the nuoH gene encoding NADH-quinone oxidoreductase subunit NuoH, giving the protein MNWDLVLDLAIIAGKSLLLLVCLLVFIAFILLADRKIWAAVQLRRGPNVVGPFGLFQSFADLLKFVFKEPIIPSSANKGVFLLAPLISCVLALAAWAVIPVAEGWAIADINVGVLYIFAISSLGVYGVIMGGWASNSKYPFLGALRSAAQMVSYEVSIGFVIITVLLCVGSLNLSAIVEAQNSKAGLFGWYWLPLFPMFIVFFISALAETNRPPFDLPEAESELVAGFMVEYSSTPYLLFMLGEYVAIMTMCSLTTILFLGGWLPPFPVAPFTWLPGIFWFALKICLVFFMFAMVKAFVPRYRYDQLMRLGWKVFLPLSLASVVVVAAVLQITGWGPTP; this is encoded by the coding sequence ATGAACTGGGACCTCGTCCTCGATCTCGCGATCATCGCCGGCAAGAGCCTGCTGCTGCTGGTCTGCCTCCTGGTCTTCATCGCCTTCATCCTGCTCGCCGACCGCAAGATCTGGGCGGCGGTGCAGCTGCGGCGCGGCCCGAACGTTGTCGGCCCGTTCGGCCTGTTCCAGAGCTTCGCCGACCTGCTGAAGTTCGTCTTCAAGGAGCCGATCATCCCCTCCAGCGCCAATAAGGGCGTGTTCCTGCTGGCGCCGCTGATCTCCTGCGTGCTGGCGCTGGCGGCCTGGGCGGTGATCCCGGTGGCGGAAGGCTGGGCGATCGCCGATATCAATGTCGGCGTGCTCTATATCTTCGCGATCTCGTCGCTCGGCGTTTACGGCGTCATCATGGGCGGCTGGGCCTCGAACTCGAAGTATCCGTTCCTCGGCGCGCTGCGCTCGGCGGCCCAGATGGTCTCCTACGAGGTCTCGATCGGCTTCGTGATCATCACCGTCCTGCTCTGCGTCGGCTCGCTCAACCTCTCGGCGATCGTCGAGGCGCAGAACTCGAAGGCCGGCCTGTTCGGCTGGTACTGGCTGCCGCTCTTCCCGATGTTCATCGTCTTCTTCATCTCGGCGCTGGCCGAGACGAACCGCCCGCCCTTCGACCTGCCGGAAGCGGAATCGGAGCTCGTCGCGGGCTTCATGGTCGAGTACTCCTCGACCCCGTATTTGCTGTTCATGCTCGGCGAATACGTGGCGATCATGACCATGTGCTCGCTGACCACGATCCTGTTCCTCGGCGGCTGGCTGCCGCCGTTCCCGGTCGCGCCCTTCACCTGGTTGCCGGGCATATTCTGGTTCGCGCTCAAGATCTGCCTGGTCTTCTTCATGTTCGCGATGGTGAAGGCCTTCGTGCCGCGCTACCGCTATGACCAGCTGATGCGGCTGGGCTGGAAGGTCTTCCTGCCGCTGTCGCTGGCGTCGGTCGTCGTGGTCGCGGCGGTGCTGCAGATTACCGGTTGGGGGCCAACTCCCTGA
- the nuoI gene encoding NADH-quinone oxidoreductase subunit NuoI, whose protein sequence is MSLAQAAKGLLLKEFVGAFVLSMRYFFKPKATLNYPFEKGVLSPRFRGEHALRRYPNGEERCIACKLCEAICPAQAITIEAGPRRNDGTRRTTRYDIDMTKCIYCGFCQEACPVDAIVEGPNFEFATETREELFYDKDKLLENGARWEREIARNIAMDAPYR, encoded by the coding sequence ATGTCACTCGCGCAGGCTGCCAAGGGACTGCTCCTCAAGGAGTTCGTCGGCGCGTTCGTCCTGTCGATGCGCTATTTCTTCAAGCCGAAGGCGACGCTGAACTATCCCTTCGAGAAGGGCGTCCTCTCGCCGCGCTTTCGGGGCGAGCACGCGCTGCGCCGTTATCCGAACGGCGAGGAGCGCTGCATCGCCTGCAAGCTCTGCGAGGCGATCTGCCCGGCACAGGCGATCACCATCGAGGCTGGCCCGCGCCGCAATGACGGCACCCGCCGCACGACGCGCTACGACATCGACATGACCAAGTGCATCTATTGCGGCTTCTGCCAGGAGGCCTGCCCGGTCGATGCCATCGTCGAGGGCCCGAATTTCGAGTTCGCGACCGAGACCCGCGAGGAGCTGTTCTACGACAAGGACAAGCTGCTCGAGAACGGTGCGCGCTGGGAACGCGAAATCGCGCGCAATATCGCGATGGATGCGCCCTATCGCTAA